The following are encoded together in the Arcobacter aquimarinus genome:
- a CDS encoding S24 family peptidase, translated as MQNYNEILEKLKDILSKELDNKKVFNKDIAQALNINYDVFRKAKQYNRIPYLDIMQFLAKRNISINWFFFNQLPESLIENTSNYIILKYYNNVTGSAGLGTINYHLDQKPLIIDTQVLDYINSNYKYTELIKAHGDSMYPFIHEDSLIFVDTSNKDINNKDIFVVNVNGELFIKQIIYQDNSFTLKSFNCDYKDINVKVDELVVIGRVKGVINKI; from the coding sequence ATGCAAAACTATAACGAAATTCTAGAAAAATTAAAAGATATTCTTTCCAAAGAACTTGATAATAAAAAAGTATTTAATAAAGATATAGCTCAAGCTTTAAATATAAACTATGATGTGTTTAGAAAAGCAAAACAATATAATAGAATTCCATATTTGGATATAATGCAATTTCTAGCTAAAAGAAATATATCTATTAATTGGTTCTTCTTTAATCAACTTCCAGAGAGCCTTATTGAAAATACATCTAACTACATTATCTTAAAGTATTACAATAATGTAACAGGCTCAGCTGGTCTTGGAACTATAAACTATCACTTAGATCAAAAACCACTTATTATTGATACTCAAGTATTAGATTACATAAATAGTAACTATAAATATACAGAACTAATAAAAGCTCATGGTGATAGTATGTATCCTTTTATTCATGAAGATAGTTTAATCTTTGTTGATACTTCAAATAAAGATATAAACAATAAAGATATATTTGTAGTTAATGTGAATGGTGAACTATTTATCAAACAAATTATTTATCAAGATAATTCATTCACTCTAAAAAGCTTTAATTGTGATTATAAAGATATAAATGTAAAAGTAGATGAATTAGTTGTAATAGGTAGAGTAAAAGGAGTAATTAATAAGATTTAA
- a CDS encoding DUF4145 domain-containing protein → MKNKISLRFEDLLQEINTIESSKIKKENSYFGSYIEINNELHKKWELNLKNLILLLNSNPDSMYYSELVKISELKSHEDHADIFDRQKALFLALKDDYEKGLLSSIKSLIEADVFDTELEQAKELLSNKYKLAAAVIAGVVLETALRSLCDKEKIPHGKLTKMNDDLTKAGVYNKFQQKSITALADIRNSAAHGKDIEFTHENVENMIRDIESFLATYLN, encoded by the coding sequence ATGAAAAACAAAATATCTTTAAGATTTGAAGATTTACTACAAGAAATTAATACAATAGAATCTTCAAAAATAAAAAAAGAAAATAGCTATTTTGGAAGCTATATAGAAATTAACAATGAATTACATAAAAAATGGGAATTAAATTTAAAGAATTTAATACTACTATTAAACTCTAATCCCGATAGTATGTATTATTCAGAACTGGTTAAAATTTCCGAATTAAAAAGTCATGAAGACCATGCGGATATCTTTGATAGACAAAAAGCATTATTTTTAGCTTTAAAAGATGATTATGAAAAGGGACTTTTATCTTCTATAAAATCTTTAATAGAAGCAGATGTTTTTGATACAGAGCTTGAACAAGCTAAAGAATTACTATCTAATAAATATAAGTTAGCTGCTGCTGTAATTGCTGGAGTAGTTTTAGAAACGGCTCTTAGAAGCTTATGTGATAAAGAAAAAATACCACATGGAAAACTTACAAAAATGAATGATGATTTAACAAAAGCTGGTGTTTATAATAAGTTCCAACAAAAAAGCATTACTGCATTAGCAGATATTAGAAATAGTGCTGCTCATGGTAAAGATATTGAATTTACCCATGAAAATGTTGAAAATATGATAAGAGATATTGAAAGTTTTTTAGCTACGTATTTAAACTAA
- a CDS encoding DNA adenine methylase: MQRTKLKAPFGWVGGKTQLARDIIDLIPQDHKTYIEVFGGAGSVLYQKEPSKLEVFNDINSELVNLHRAIRNNPQSLSIYLNDLLISREIFNDIKSKHLRGRNNIEKAAFYFYQLTQSFGSKGDNFAMAAKSGRKPKNIYRNFKLISERLKGVTIENMSFNKLIPLYDKDDAFFYVDPPYVSTESYYKNTGGFGIAEHEELADLLSKIKGKFLLSYNDSVIVRELYKGFNIRSTKEIRYTLGANMHGKKKSVNEVFITNY; the protein is encoded by the coding sequence ATGCAAAGAACTAAACTAAAAGCCCCATTTGGTTGGGTAGGTGGCAAAACTCAACTTGCTCGTGATATTATTGATCTAATTCCACAAGATCATAAAACTTATATAGAAGTTTTTGGAGGAGCTGGAAGTGTTCTTTATCAAAAAGAACCAAGTAAACTTGAAGTGTTTAATGATATAAATAGTGAACTTGTAAATCTTCACAGAGCCATAAGAAATAATCCACAAAGCTTGAGTATTTATTTAAATGATTTACTTATCTCAAGAGAGATATTTAATGATATTAAATCAAAACATTTAAGAGGTAGAAATAATATTGAAAAAGCAGCCTTTTATTTTTACCAATTAACTCAAAGCTTTGGCTCTAAAGGTGATAACTTTGCTATGGCTGCAAAGTCAGGACGAAAACCTAAAAATATTTATAGAAATTTTAAACTAATAAGTGAAAGATTAAAAGGTGTAACTATAGAGAATATGAGCTTTAATAAACTCATACCTTTATATGATAAAGATGATGCATTCTTTTATGTAGATCCACCTTATGTATCAACTGAAAGCTACTATAAAAATACAGGAGGATTTGGAATAGCGGAACATGAAGAGTTAGCAGATTTACTATCAAAAATTAAAGGTAAATTTCTACTTTCTTATAATGATAGTGTAATAGTTCGAGAGCTATATAAAGGTTTTAATATTAGATCTACAAAAGAGATAAGATACACTCTTGGAGCAAATATGCATGGTAAGAAAAAGAGTGTAAATGAGGTGTTTATAACTAATTATTAG
- a CDS encoding phage late control D family protein, with the protein MKPRFKVVVNGKDITDTINQNASKISFHDEDGTSSDDIRLSVEGSFRRPKFGDEIKLWIGNENAMMFCGTFAVQNSKISTSNGSKIEISATAVDFSSGAKVKRNKSFENLSIKQVVTQIAKKLELKVECDYDDLYVIHIEQSNESDLHFLKRLASEYNALFAIKNNTLIFKQKVKGDKKSEGLPRYSLNIKDISSYDIENTNKEKYNSCVASWHDTKENIQKSVTVGDGEPVKHIRGSYQNEADAKAKATAALQKASSQTKVGNISCAGFVCYAGGVLNLSGTVEDDGEYHIKSVNHDIDTISGWRVSIEIEN; encoded by the coding sequence GTGAAACCTAGATTTAAAGTTGTTGTAAATGGAAAAGATATAACAGATACTATAAATCAAAATGCTTCAAAAATAAGCTTCCACGATGAAGATGGGACAAGTAGTGATGATATAAGGCTAAGTGTTGAAGGAAGTTTTAGAAGACCAAAGTTTGGTGATGAGATAAAACTTTGGATAGGTAATGAAAATGCCATGATGTTTTGTGGTACTTTTGCTGTTCAAAATTCTAAAATTAGTACAAGTAATGGAAGCAAAATAGAGATAAGTGCAACTGCAGTTGACTTTTCAAGTGGAGCAAAAGTAAAAAGAAATAAAAGCTTTGAAAACCTAAGTATAAAGCAAGTAGTTACTCAAATAGCTAAAAAATTAGAGTTAAAAGTAGAGTGTGATTATGATGACTTATATGTGATACATATCGAACAATCAAACGAATCTGATTTACATTTTTTAAAAAGGTTAGCAAGTGAATATAACGCTTTATTTGCAATCAAAAATAATACTTTAATCTTTAAGCAAAAAGTAAAAGGTGATAAAAAATCAGAAGGACTTCCTAGATATAGTTTAAATATAAAAGATATTAGCTCGTATGATATAGAAAATACAAATAAAGAAAAATATAACTCTTGTGTAGCCTCTTGGCATGACACAAAAGAGAATATTCAAAAAAGTGTAACAGTTGGTGATGGTGAGCCAGTTAAACATATAAGAGGCTCATATCAAAATGAAGCAGATGCAAAAGCAAAAGCAACTGCAGCTCTTCAAAAAGCTTCAAGTCAAACTAAAGTTGGAAATATATCTTGTGCTGGATTTGTATGTTATGCAGGTGGAGTTTTAAATCTATCTGGAACAGTAGAAGATGATGGAGAGTATCATATTAAAAGTGTTAATCATGATATAGATACAATCTCTGGTTGGAGAGTATCAATAGAAATAGAAAACTAA
- a CDS encoding phage tail protein: protein MILGMLGDFDFKMNKSEFNQLSKQIDFGWISSDRIANYSYHQAATKPKTSFTLSGTLVMKSIYTFDKLEKIGELQEPVLLSLTNTQPVLVVIKNLRKDMSRFIKTGEYIEQGFSVELERWYK from the coding sequence ATGATTTTAGGTATGCTAGGTGATTTTGATTTTAAAATGAATAAATCAGAGTTTAATCAACTCTCAAAGCAGATAGATTTTGGGTGGATTAGCTCAGATAGAATAGCAAATTATTCATACCATCAAGCAGCAACTAAACCAAAAACTAGTTTTACATTATCTGGTACTTTAGTTATGAAATCTATTTATACTTTTGATAAGTTAGAAAAGATTGGAGAGCTTCAAGAACCAGTTCTTTTAAGCCTTACAAACACTCAACCTGTACTAGTTGTAATAAAAAATCTTAGAAAAGATATGAGCAGGTTTATAAAAACAGGCGAATATATAGAGCAAGGTTTTAGTGTGGAACTCGAAAGATGGTACAAATGA
- a CDS encoding phage tail tape measure protein, which yields MKIGLGIEIGAVFKGFGAFKDTTKSIDELNPKLSTLGKIKLGITDTFKKASSQIQNTTKDLEKFSSIQSKMDKANLQLGALKDYRNNFKSSIMDKVAFGTTVAVPMKLAIDFESSMADVNKVVNFDSSDEAKAFEQSILKMTRSIPINATGLAEIVAAGGQLGITKDKLLDFTKTTAKMSTAFDMSTKEAGESSATLMNIFGLSLDGISSLGDALNHLSDKSASKAKDLVDVLSRVGGTSKVFGISAEQTASLASAFLAMGKPAEVAGTAINAILQKLGTADKQGEKFQNALNQIGLSSEELKENISNNAQGAIVDFLTRIKDVADDEKLGLLSDMFGQEYADDVALLTVGLHNYTDAIEHLSDKTKYAGSMTREFDVRSKTTANSMTLFKNGIAEIGINIGSVLLPALNSILTPLRSGTNSLADATTKYPVLTKVVFGATFGVIGLGIAFSTLGFMGSFALSGLLIARKGLLLLTAALNFAKIGVRAFMGATGIGLLLIGAGFVYEYWEPISKFMSALWDNPTKALNDFWEGLKEKFAWAKPMLMELGNIFGMVTKEELKAFKEIDAKQQKAKEIANAKEKEDKDKSEKENFDEEKYKYYLSIYGKKDEATEPSSLPTIPKVNETTGTKTINNTPIYNITVNNPSDGFDIEKEMKKVEQKNKNKQYEDID from the coding sequence ATGAAAATAGGTTTAGGTATAGAAATAGGAGCTGTTTTTAAAGGTTTTGGTGCTTTTAAAGATACTACTAAATCTATAGATGAACTAAATCCTAAATTATCAACTCTAGGAAAAATAAAGCTAGGGATTACAGATACTTTTAAGAAGGCATCTTCTCAAATACAAAATACAACAAAAGATTTAGAAAAGTTTTCATCTATTCAGTCTAAGATGGATAAAGCAAATCTTCAATTAGGAGCTTTAAAAGATTATAGAAACAATTTTAAAAGTTCTATTATGGATAAAGTGGCTTTTGGTACTACAGTTGCAGTTCCTATGAAACTAGCAATAGATTTTGAATCTAGCATGGCTGATGTAAATAAAGTGGTTAATTTTGATTCATCTGATGAAGCAAAAGCTTTTGAACAATCTATTTTAAAAATGACTAGATCTATTCCTATAAATGCAACAGGCTTAGCTGAAATAGTTGCAGCTGGTGGACAGTTAGGTATCACAAAAGATAAGTTGCTTGATTTTACTAAAACTACTGCAAAAATGAGTACAGCTTTCGATATGAGCACAAAAGAAGCTGGTGAGTCAAGTGCCACACTTATGAATATTTTTGGTTTAAGTTTAGATGGTATTTCAAGTTTAGGAGATGCCTTAAATCACTTATCAGACAAGAGTGCTAGTAAAGCAAAAGATTTAGTAGATGTTTTATCAAGAGTAGGTGGAACTTCAAAAGTTTTTGGAATAAGTGCAGAACAAACAGCAAGTTTAGCAAGTGCATTTTTAGCTATGGGAAAACCTGCTGAAGTTGCAGGAACTGCTATAAATGCTATTTTACAAAAACTTGGAACAGCAGATAAACAAGGTGAAAAATTTCAAAATGCACTAAATCAAATAGGACTAAGTAGTGAAGAGTTAAAGGAAAATATTTCAAATAATGCCCAAGGTGCAATAGTTGATTTTTTAACAAGAATAAAAGATGTAGCTGATGATGAAAAGCTAGGACTTTTAAGTGATATGTTCGGACAAGAGTATGCTGATGATGTAGCACTTTTAACAGTAGGATTACATAATTATACAGATGCAATAGAACATTTATCTGATAAGACTAAGTATGCGGGAAGTATGACAAGAGAGTTTGATGTTAGAAGTAAAACAACAGCAAATAGTATGACACTTTTTAAAAATGGTATTGCTGAGATTGGTATAAATATTGGAAGTGTTTTATTACCAGCTTTAAATTCTATTCTTACTCCACTAAGAAGTGGGACTAATAGTTTAGCAGATGCCACTACTAAATATCCAGTTCTTACTAAAGTTGTGTTTGGTGCAACATTTGGGGTTATAGGTTTAGGTATTGCATTTTCTACTTTAGGCTTTATGGGAAGTTTTGCATTAAGTGGATTGTTGATTGCTAGAAAAGGTTTATTACTATTAACAGCTGCTTTAAATTTTGCAAAAATAGGAGTTAGAGCTTTTATGGGAGCAACAGGAATAGGTCTTTTACTTATAGGTGCTGGATTTGTATATGAGTATTGGGAGCCAATTAGTAAATTTATGAGTGCTCTTTGGGATAATCCAACAAAAGCACTAAATGATTTTTGGGAAGGGTTAAAAGAAAAGTTTGCATGGGCTAAACCTATGCTAATGGAACTAGGTAATATTTTTGGAATGGTAACTAAAGAGGAACTAAAAGCTTTTAAAGAGATAGATGCAAAGCAACAAAAAGCAAAGGAAATTGCTAACGCAAAAGAAAAAGAAGATAAAGATAAATCAGAAAAAGAAAATTTTGATGAAGAAAAATATAAATATTATTTATCAATTTATGGCAAAAAAGATGAAGCTACAGAACCAAGTTCTTTACCAACTATTCCAAAAGTAAATGAAACAACAGGTACAAAAACTATAAACAACACGCCAATTTATAATATAACAGTTAATAATCCATCTGATGGATTTGATATAGAAAAAGAAATGAAAAAAGTAGAACAAAAAAATAAAAATAAACAGTATGAGGATATAGACTGA
- a CDS encoding phage tail assembly protein, with product MKNNIETQKDKKKVVAYLGDKKLEFSTPLVVGGKEITEIVIKEPNLKDLKAVAHINDDFEQTVVLIANKSGFTIEEMDEIPTHIYMRLRELVKPFLS from the coding sequence ATGAAAAATAATATTGAAACGCAAAAAGATAAGAAAAAAGTTGTTGCCTATCTTGGTGATAAAAAATTGGAGTTTTCTACTCCATTGGTTGTTGGTGGTAAGGAGATAACGGAAATTGTAATAAAAGAACCAAATTTAAAAGATTTAAAAGCAGTTGCTCACATAAATGATGATTTTGAACAAACAGTTGTATTAATAGCAAATAAAAGTGGTTTTACTATCGAAGAGATGGATGAAATACCAACTCATATTTATATGAGATTGAGAGAATTAGTTAAGCCTTTTTTGTCTTAG
- a CDS encoding phage major tail tube protein, protein MRSAIVDTNAFIQGYGNLGKTVSFKAPELNQKTISGTTGVGDRSYATGQFESLDSECSFASMPEAIFNALSKLDEAEIIQKKAVRTGTKVENHTWISTGAISVSFGDSKAGEMLDVKVSQKGLKKYIYEVNNQTKVRIDHDNLIVEVDGKDLMSDVRRILRG, encoded by the coding sequence ATGAGAAGTGCAATAGTTGATACGAATGCTTTTATACAAGGTTATGGAAATTTAGGAAAAACAGTAAGTTTTAAAGCTCCAGAGTTAAATCAAAAAACTATTAGTGGTACAACTGGAGTTGGAGATAGAAGCTATGCAACAGGACAGTTTGAGTCTCTAGATAGTGAGTGTTCTTTTGCTTCTATGCCTGAGGCTATTTTTAATGCTTTATCAAAGCTTGATGAAGCAGAAATTATTCAAAAGAAAGCTGTTAGAACTGGAACAAAAGTAGAAAATCATACTTGGATTTCTACAGGTGCAATTAGTGTAAGTTTTGGAGATAGTAAAGCAGGTGAGATGTTAGATGTAAAAGTATCTCAAAAAGGTTTAAAAAAATATATTTATGAAGTAAATAATCAAACAAAAGTAAGAATTGACCATGATAATCTTATTGTAGAGGTTGATGGGAAAGATTTAATGTCAGATGTTAGAAGAATTTTAAGAGGATAA
- a CDS encoding phage tail protein: MSLNRGIVAKYKADNPYIIKVSSTLPLAMVLTAECEEGIYCFDSPEDALKSEFFEDVETGNLKKYLELGVNEFPVIVPIIVSVVNIKLDNENNEDKELMKSSIIEAVNALRKASSTINKASKKGDPITYKPDIIVVPDYHIGDLDICNSINTVCTYLGARTFFDADAELNSEALAFRANFTSDRITLAKCGLGKWNITLNQTDFYCASAVLAFLRVYIDGQSTVGYSKSISNRILPFSSVKYPVEFIAGKQDETDSLTEKQIMSFISYNGIRSWEYATCTNTIWKDARRVRIFDLAAKATVDALFESVDKDIDELMACKRALENFMADLVGQNVMVDGFKVYLNMKLTTQTAIDEGRFYLEVDCDDMPSPRLIEVTYNKVSQSAEKIYKMFEEA, from the coding sequence ATGAGTTTAAATCGTGGAATAGTAGCAAAATACAAAGCAGATAATCCCTACATAATCAAAGTTAGTTCAACATTACCTTTGGCAATGGTATTAACAGCTGAATGTGAAGAGGGAATATATTGTTTTGATAGTCCAGAAGATGCACTAAAAAGTGAGTTTTTCGAAGATGTTGAAACTGGAAATTTAAAAAAATATTTAGAGCTTGGAGTAAATGAATTTCCTGTAATAGTGCCTATTATAGTATCTGTTGTAAATATCAAACTGGATAATGAAAACAATGAAGATAAAGAGCTTATGAAAAGTTCTATTATAGAAGCAGTTAATGCTTTACGAAAAGCTTCAAGTACTATAAATAAAGCAAGTAAAAAAGGTGACCCAATTACATATAAGCCAGATATTATTGTTGTTCCTGATTATCATATTGGAGATTTAGATATTTGTAATTCTATTAATACAGTTTGTACATATTTAGGTGCTAGAACTTTTTTTGATGCTGATGCAGAACTAAACTCTGAAGCTTTAGCTTTTAGAGCAAACTTTACTTCAGATAGGATTACTTTAGCTAAGTGTGGTTTAGGAAAATGGAACATAACTTTAAATCAAACAGATTTTTATTGTGCAAGTGCTGTTTTAGCATTTTTAAGAGTTTATATAGATGGACAAAGCACAGTTGGTTATTCAAAATCTATTTCAAATCGAATTTTGCCTTTTTCAAGTGTTAAATACCCAGTTGAATTTATAGCAGGTAAACAAGATGAGACAGATAGTTTAACAGAAAAACAAATTATGAGTTTTATATCTTACAATGGTATTCGTTCTTGGGAGTATGCAACTTGTACAAATACTATTTGGAAAGATGCAAGAAGAGTTAGAATTTTTGACTTAGCAGCTAAAGCAACAGTTGATGCTTTGTTTGAATCAGTTGATAAAGATATAGATGAATTAATGGCTTGTAAAAGAGCTTTAGAAAACTTTATGGCTGATTTGGTAGGACAAAATGTAATGGTAGATGGCTTCAAAGTTTATCTAAATATGAAGCTTACAACACAAACAGCAATAGATGAAGGAAGATTTTATTTAGAAGTTGATTGTGATGATATGCCAAGTCCAAGATTGATTGAAGTTACATATAACAAAGTATCTCAAAGTGCAGAGAAAATTTATAAAATGTTTGAGGAGGCATAA
- a CDS encoding phage tail protein yields MSNYYSILTNAGIQKEILSKQNGSSINLSKMAVGSGEITPTQSMTSLKSEKYRFNINSILQSETNPNHLIVEGVIPSNVGGFEISEIGIYLDDNTFYAVGNLPKTYKPLLDEGSAKDLTIKMFIEVSNTDNIVLKVDDSVVLATRNYVQNELKKLSAVLLPIGTVFGGYEDTNPNFIVAFGGTFKKSDYPDLWAYVQTHPHRFKTLAQWDAEAAVNNGICDYYCEVDSLNFRVPNLDGATVKFSSRPVGSFEGDAIRKITGTLYSRSSLYLEGGGIVNATGAYTYSRRGFNTGASSILTDSSTINLDVIDFDSSNVVPTAPENKIKNTAQKPLIVAREV; encoded by the coding sequence ATGAGTAACTACTATAGTATCCTAACAAATGCAGGAATACAAAAAGAGATACTATCTAAACAAAATGGTAGTTCTATAAATCTATCAAAAATGGCAGTTGGAAGTGGAGAGATAACTCCTACACAATCCATGACAAGCCTAAAAAGTGAAAAATATAGATTTAATATAAATTCTATTTTACAAAGTGAGACTAATCCAAACCATTTAATAGTGGAAGGTGTAATTCCTTCAAATGTAGGTGGATTTGAAATATCTGAAATAGGTATATATTTAGATGATAATACTTTTTATGCTGTAGGAAATCTTCCAAAAACTTATAAACCATTATTAGACGAAGGTAGTGCAAAAGATTTAACTATAAAAATGTTTATAGAAGTATCAAATACAGATAATATTGTCTTAAAAGTAGATGATAGTGTAGTTTTAGCAACTAGAAATTATGTACAAAATGAACTTAAAAAATTATCTGCTGTTTTACTACCAATAGGTACAGTTTTTGGTGGATATGAAGATACAAATCCAAATTTTATAGTAGCTTTTGGAGGGACTTTTAAAAAAAGTGATTATCCAGATTTATGGGCTTATGTGCAAACTCATCCTCACAGGTTTAAAACTTTAGCCCAATGGGATGCTGAAGCAGCAGTAAATAATGGAATATGCGACTATTACTGTGAAGTAGATAGTTTAAATTTTAGGGTACCAAACCTCGATGGAGCAACAGTTAAGTTTAGTAGTCGTCCTGTCGGGAGTTTTGAGGGTGATGCTATTAGGAAGATAACAGGGACACTCTATTCTCGTAGTAGTTTGTATCTTGAAGGTGGAGGAATTGTAAATGCTACGGGTGCTTACACCTATAGTAGAAGAGGATTCAATACAGGTGCTTCGTCTATTTTGACAGACAGTTCCACTATAAATTTAGATGTTATTGATTTTGATTCCTCTAATGTTGTTCCAACAGCACCAGAAAATAAAATAAAAAATACAGCTCAAAAACCTTTAATAGTAGCAAGAGAAGTTTAA
- a CDS encoding phage tail protein I encodes MSLISLLPINEDEKLKAIDLVYETRVAKLKEELQVISTLAHPKLADEKYLPYLAHSHQVDFWSNELTLDEKRAIIDHSILLHRKKGTLFALKDVLKKLNIDVKFYEWFEYAGLPYHFKIDVDFLNRPVEDKDLKIIEEFVEIYKNTKSILELININLKTQAQQKYALATITGETIELLPYAVRNLDFTHNSKVAVAIKMSECITLTLKREALLR; translated from the coding sequence ATGAGTTTGATATCTCTATTGCCTATTAATGAAGATGAAAAATTAAAAGCTATTGATTTAGTTTATGAGACAAGAGTTGCAAAACTAAAAGAAGAGTTACAAGTGATATCTACTTTAGCTCATCCAAAATTAGCTGATGAAAAGTATTTGCCATATCTAGCACATAGCCATCAAGTTGATTTTTGGAGTAATGAACTTACTTTAGATGAAAAAAGAGCAATTATAGATCATAGTATTTTATTGCATAGAAAAAAAGGAACTTTATTTGCTTTAAAAGATGTTCTAAAAAAATTAAATATTGATGTTAAGTTTTATGAGTGGTTTGAATATGCTGGGCTACCTTATCACTTCAAAATAGATGTTGATTTTTTAAATAGACCTGTTGAAGATAAAGATTTAAAAATTATTGAAGAGTTTGTTGAAATTTACAAAAATACAAAAAGTATCTTAGAGCTTATTAACATCAACCTAAAAACTCAAGCACAGCAAAAATACGCACTTGCAACAATAACAGGTGAAACAATAGAACTCTTACCTTATGCTGTAAGAAATTTAGATTTTACACACAATAGCAAAGTAGCGGTAGCTATAAAAATGAGTGAATGTATCACTTTAACTTTAAAACGGGAGGCATTATTAAGATGA
- a CDS encoding baseplate J/gp47 family protein gives MIDINSLPIPTVLQVLNYLKIKQENIDTLKEKYPDWEHIESDDFMPNIEANAYRELLLRQEFNQLALAFFLATATKSDLDHWGVAFDCTRLEGSKPWANYTFSLSEAKTTDITINKGLALADDESKFEARLIEDIIIKKGQTEAIGKVELQVYTQSSDVQTNNIITTLPYILSAKANSEFKAGSNVESDDDFRFRILLSMSDKSTAGSKDTYKSYAYKADERIEDIKVVNGLKDFSTYIPLFLGKNEVGILEAIKTLIAEFCTVNVYYYSENADELMKQRIEESLNSESVRPLTDYVKVVEATPKLFKIKAVLNCERNQEYGLIQTQALENLQENLKALRKIGEKITLSEINDFLRVGGVKEVVILNPTQNVEVLSHEIGVCDEFDISIAY, from the coding sequence ATGATAGATATAAATTCTTTGCCAATACCTACTGTTCTACAAGTTCTTAATTATTTAAAAATTAAGCAAGAAAATATTGATACTTTAAAAGAAAAATATCCTGATTGGGAACATATTGAATCAGATGATTTTATGCCAAATATTGAAGCAAATGCATACAGAGAGTTACTTTTAAGACAAGAATTTAATCAACTAGCTCTTGCATTTTTTTTAGCAACAGCAACAAAATCTGATTTAGATCATTGGGGAGTAGCTTTTGATTGCACAAGATTAGAAGGAAGTAAGCCCTGGGCAAATTATACTTTTTCTTTGAGTGAAGCAAAAACCACAGATATTACTATAAACAAAGGTTTGGCTTTAGCTGATGATGAGAGTAAATTTGAGGCTAGATTGATTGAAGATATCATTATAAAAAAAGGACAAACTGAAGCTATTGGAAAAGTAGAATTACAAGTTTATACACAAAGTAGTGATGTTCAAACAAATAATATTATTACAACTCTTCCTTACATTTTAAGTGCAAAAGCAAACTCTGAATTTAAAGCTGGTTCAAATGTAGAAAGTGATGATGACTTTAGATTTAGAATACTTTTAAGTATGAGTGATAAATCAACAGCAGGTTCAAAAGATACTTATAAATCTTATGCATATAAAGCTGATGAGAGAATAGAAGATATAAAAGTAGTAAATGGCTTAAAAGACTTTTCTACTTATATACCTTTATTTTTAGGAAAAAATGAAGTAGGGATTTTAGAAGCTATTAAAACTTTAATAGCTGAATTTTGTACTGTAAATGTTTACTACTATTCTGAAAATGCAGATGAACTTATGAAACAAAGAATAGAAGAGAGTTTAAATAGTGAAAGTGTAAGACCACTTACAGATTATGTAAAAGTTGTAGAAGCAACTCCAAAACTATTTAAAATAAAAGCAGTTTTAAACTGTGAGAGAAATCAAGAATATGGACTTATTCAAACTCAAGCTTTAGAAAATCTACAAGAGAATTTGAAAGCTTTACGAAAGATTGGAGAGAAAATAACACTATCTGAAATAAATGATTTTTTAAGAGTTGGTGGAGTTAAAGAGGTAGTTATCTTAAATCCAACGCAAAATGTAGAAGTATTATCACATGAAATAGGAGTGTGCGATGAGTTTGATATCTCTATTGCCTATTAA
- a CDS encoding baseplate assembly protein → MPKKTSKEKSFKRMIETPLGSRVHLPFFGSKIHELIDKEMNQKWVLLFQKYIYECFFDENWNPWDDRLIPEGVIVTNFDEVNSSLSCEVTFQDRTTLTYSM, encoded by the coding sequence ATGCCTAAAAAAACATCAAAAGAAAAAAGCTTTAAAAGAATGATTGAAACACCACTTGGTAGTCGTGTTCATCTTCCTTTTTTTGGTTCAAAAATTCATGAGCTTATAGATAAAGAGATGAATCAAAAGTGGGTTTTACTATTTCAAAAATATATCTATGAGTGTTTTTTTGATGAAAATTGGAATCCTTGGGATGATAGATTAATTCCTGAAGGTGTAATTGTAACAAATTTTGATGAAGTAAATTCTAGCTTGAGTTGTGAAGTTACTTTTCAAGATAGAACGACTTTAACATATAGTATGTGA